ggggttCGCCACGCGGCCCGGCCAGGTAATGGGAGCGGGGGGAACGGGGCAGGGGCGGGGAGGGAAGAAACACAGAAcggtctgggttggaagggaccttggagGCCATCTCGTTTTAATCCCTGCCACGGGCAGAGACATCTTCTACGAGACCAGCGTGTTcggagccccatccagcccgGTCTCGAACGCCTCCGGGGAAGTGTGTGGGGGAAACGCCCCGCCCGCCCCTCTGGAAGCGCGCTCCGGCACTCACCATCTCGCCCGTCGGCAGCCGCGGTTCCGGGCGCCGCCGGGGCTCTTAAAGCGCCTTGCGGGGGCGGGGCGGCCTCTCCGCGGCCTCTGCCGCCAGACTCGGCCCCCTCGCTGGCCCGAAGGGCTCCCGGCAGCGGCGGAGCCTCCGGGCTAAGGGCTGCCACGTGCGAGGGGGCCGCGGTGCGAGGTCGCTCCTGCCGATGCGGTGCGGAGGGTGGATGGGACGTAGGCTGGGGGCAAGTGGAAGGCGTGTCTCCAGCCTGTCGTGATGGAAAACGAGAGAGTCCGCCTCTCTTGGTCTTGGGATTTGTCTCTGTGCAGAGACAGCTTCGTCTAAGCACAGCACTGATTACAAGGGGCGGTTTGCACTATTAAATCCTTTGGACTAATCTCCTAGCAGCACATTAACTCAGTAAGATCCCATTATGCTTACAGCTAAGTATAATTCCTCCCCCTGTACTCGTGAGGCCAATCCTCGagtgctgtgttcagttctgggcccctcaatTCAGAAAAGACATTGAgatgctggagcaagtccagagcaaaggcagtggagctgctgaagggtctggagcacaagtccaaTGAGAcgtgactgagggagctgggatgtttaatctggagaaaagaaggctcaagGGGACCTTAGCATTCTCTACAACTGtatgaaaggaggctgtagccaggtgaggGTTGGCCTCTCCTCTGAGGCAGCCAGTGACAGGGCAGGAGGACATGGCCTCACGCTGTGCCATCTGACGTTCAGGTTGGGCATAAGGAGGAATTTCTTGATAGCATAGGTGACTAGACATTGGAATGCACTGCCCAGGGAgttggtggagtcaccatccatggaggtgtttaaggaaagcctggaggtggcactcagtgccatgatCTGGCTGACAAGGTGATGTTCAGTCATGGGTTGGACATGATGATcccagaggtcttttccagcctatttgattctgtgattctgatttTTACACATAAactttttcagcttttgcttttaaaaaataaaactacagGACAATGAAATGGAAGCTTTCTATGGTAAGCTTGAGAAAGACctgtttgttttgcatttcatttaCAGTCCTGGACAGTCGTCCCTGATTTTACACATCATGCCCACACTGCCTCATTGTCAGCAGTAGCAGTGAATAACAGATATGTGGTCACTGGGAGCAGAGATGAGACAATCCAAATCTATGACATGAAAAAGAAGATCGAACATGGGGCGCTGCTACAGCACAATGGTAAGAGATCATTTCTTTGTAAAAAACCATAATGATAAAAAATTTTAGCTGAAAAACTGACCCTTGCTAGAAGAagaagactgattttttttttccctaataagACTGTAGTAATGATGGTGTTGCAGCCATGATGGTGTGATCATACAAACAAGGTAAGCTTTTGAGCATAGAAGGTAAAAACAATTATTCTGGTATTAGCTCAccaatgctgctgctgctttaagTTATTTGTAGTTTTAAGAAGTGGTTAAGAAGTTATGAGCCACAAATGGCTTATGTGCCATTTTTCTTCTATCAGGATGGTTTATCTAGACCATGCGTACTCCCAGCTACTGTCTTTCCCAGCGTTCTTGCCTTATCACAAGTATACATGAACCACACAAAAGAGTTAGTGTGTGaaagcaggctgctgctgccagaggagtTAACCTGGTACATTTCTCACTGTATGTGCTGTTGAATTACAACTGCGAAGTacacagagtcacagaacagtttgggttggagagGATCTTTTAAATGTTATCTAGTCCAACCtcactgcagtgagcaggggCATCTTCAACCAGATCAGGTTACGCAGAACCCCATCCAATTtggccttgaatgtttccaagGACAGAGTTATCAACCACATgtctgggcagctgttccagtgcaTCACTGCTGTCCTTGTAAAAATACTTCTTCCTTACATCTAATCTAAATTGACCCTCTTTAGTCTAAAACCATTACCTTGTCCTATCACAACAGGCCCTGCTAAAAGGTTTGTCCCTATCTTTCTTCTAAACCctcttcaggtactggaaggccacattaaggtctccctgcagcctcttccCATCTGAACAATTCCAattctttcagcctttccttgtagGAGAGGTCTTCCATCTCTCTGGTCATCTTcatggcccttctctggacttgcttcAACAGGTCCACATTATTCTTATGCTTGGGACCTGTtggagctggatgcagtgttCCAGGAGGGGGTctcagaagagcagagcagagggtcaGAATCCCCTTCCTCaacctgctgcccacgctgccttagatgcagcctgggacacattgggctttctgggctggaagtgCACATTtctgggtcatgtccagcctctcatccctCAGCAAGCCTAAGTcctttccagcagagctgctgtcaatCTGTCCATCCCCCAGCCTCTGCTGATACCAGCTTGCACTGTGCTTTGTGGAACTTGGAGGTTCAAGCCCACTGCTTGAACGTGTTCATGTCCCTCTGGACGGCATCCCATCCCTCACCACTCAAAGAGTTTGGTGTCATCTGTAAACTAGCTGAGGGTGCACCCTTTGTCTGTATCATTGGTACAGTCATCTGTTAATGGTTCTCCACATAAATCTGTTTGTGTCATTTGTAGCTCAGTATTGATTAACCAGAAAGATCCAGGAGCTAGACTGAGCATGGTAGCTGCATTTAACTCATGTATGATACATCTGGTGATTATGGGGAGGCAGCAAGTGCAGTAAATTCAGCTGTGTGTCAGGAGCAGGGCTTTGACGTGGGAGCATTCCTATCATGGATAGAAGCTCTCTGCCCTGGTGTTtgagtgctgctgtgacagAGAACAGACCAGGTGGAGTGCAGACGTGTGTGGGTAAAGGGTGCCTGATAGAACATATCAGGCTATTGAATATAGCAAGAaagtttgagggttttttaaagaaatacttAGGAAATAATTTAGATTTTCCCAAGGTTAGGGTAGTAGCTGGCATGCCTTGACGGAAGAAGCTTTTCTGTTAAGTTGTACATTCTCTGTTAATTTGTGCAATAAGTGTTTGGTGTGTGCAACACTGTTAATTGTATTTCTAGGCACAATAACTTCTTTGGAGTTCTATGGAACTGCACATCTACTGAGTGGGGCTGAGGATGGACTCATTTGTATCTGGAACACAAAGAGATGGGAATGTCTGAAATCCATTAAGGCACATAAGTAGGTTTCTTAAATCTTCATATTCACATACATTTTCATGTCTATTTTCCTTGTAAATAATACATGTGActaatgttttgttttcatcagGGGTCATGTGACATCTCTTTCTATTCATCCTTCTGGGAAATTAGCTTTGTCAGTCGGAACAGATAAAACATTAAGGTGAGTCAAAACTGATGAAGGAATGCTGAGAATCATAATTCAATAACTCTTAATAAGGTGCTATAAGCAACAATTCCATGTTGGGACTAGGCAACACTGATAAAACATATTTGTTATCAAATGGTTCAAAGATCCATCTGTTTGTCTTTTGAAGTTCTAAGTGCCAGCTGTTCATACCTTCTTCTTGGGAGCTCTGACTCTTCACAAGTCACTTGtagatatataaatatgttttcattttggaaCACAATTTGCTTAAACTTTTCAAAAGTGACAGGTTTTGTTTAGTGTGATTTTTTACTTGGAGTGTTTCCATGTTGCTGTAGATACCTGCTTTAGAGAtataaaatgctattttaatAGCACAATTTTCTGTTGGTCTCCTTTTGGGCTCAGTATTGCAAATAGTggtttagaaaataaataacacaAGTTCAACATTATAGTGTGCAAGCATTATATGAACTCatcattttcttttgcattaagaaggcagaaaaatgcATAGAGAGGCTTAAAAGCTTCCTTTGGGTGCCTCATGACAGCAGATTGGATTTCAGTTTTGCTGTGCTGTTTTTAACCAGAATGCACATTGCCTGTTGTTGTGTTTCAGAACTTGGAATCTTGTTGAAGGACGATCAGCCTTCATCAAAAACCTGAAGCAAAGTGAGTTTATCAATCTAAATCCACTAATTAACTGTAATTtgatagttttatttttcttgtaaagaAAAGTTGACTGAATTAATTAAGTCAGTTAACTGCAAACTTCCACAGTGTTTTTTTTACACGTGCCTGCTTTGCAGGCAAGCAAATGTAAGCTCATGTCCTTAATAATAATCATATAGTACCCCTAAAgtaaatcctttttttccttgaaaattaaGGTCAgagcatttaaataaatttgtttcagtttgtttttctttacatGATTctgataatgagaaataaacatttaaGAGCATAGCTGTTTATTCTAGCTTATTTGATTTttcactgaatattttcttAGGTCTAGGTAGAAAACAGTGTCTCGCAGCTTCTAAAGATTCTTACTTTTAGATTCTCTGTGTCAATGTGTACAGATGCACACATAATTAAATGGTCCCCTGATGGAGAGAAGTATGTGACCGTGATAGCAAACAAAGTGGATATCTACAGACTTGACACAGCTTCAATCACTGGCACCATTACAACAGAGAAGAGGATTTCTTCACTTAGATTTATTACAGTAAGTACAAAAACGAGAGGTGTTGGGAAATTAACTGGTTTGAAACACATGAAATTAATCATACTTGCATTTCTCTTTCCCCATTCCAAGGATTCTATCCTTGCCATAGCTGGAGATGATGAAATGATTAGGTTCTACAGCTGTGACTCTCAAAAATGCTTGTGTGAATTTAAAGCTCATGAAAACAGGTATTCTATATTTGTTTACAATTTAAATATTGATGGCAATGCTGAGTCCTCTAAAGTTCTACAGCTTGTAATGTTCAgcatgttttgcttttgttttagtaTAGAAAGTGAATTTATTTATGTGCTAAATTCCAAACAAACTTGTTTGATTTTTGTATGAGCACAAGTACTGTGTCCATGCATGTTACAAAAACAATAGGGTACATAATTAAGAATATTGCTATTCTAAATTTGtgagagagtgtgtgtgtgtgtgtgtgtctgtgtctgtgtgtctgtgtttaaCCAGTCTTTACTGAATCTGACTCTTTagaatgcttaaaaaaaacaaaccagtttTATTCAGTTACAATAATTACAATAGGAGTGTAATTATGTATTCTCTGGTTTTGAATACCAAATATTTGTCCAAATATTTGAATTGAATATTATATTGCTTTGAATTCATCAAAACACAATAGCATTAGCAGTAATGTCACTGATGTGTCTAATAGTGTATGCTTCACAGTACTAAAGAGTTCTGAATTGAATCCTAATAAGCCTAGCAAAGGCAAATGCTCCTAATATAAATGACAGCACTCAAAGCAGATCCAAGTTCCCGCCTGTCACTTGGGTGTTTTTGTTCAACCTGATTTTTTAGACTGTTGCCTATTCATCTTTAATTTGTCTCAGCTTACTGGTCTGAAGTGAACTGCGATGCTATAAGATAAAAATGTATTCTTTTCCACAGAATAAAAGCTATTTATAGTTTTGAAAGAGAAGGACAGCATGTCATTGTTACTGCATCCAGTGACGGTTACATTAAAATGTGGAATCTGGATCTTGATAAGGTTGGTGTATTACACTGCTTGTTACATTTAAGAAAATCAACAGAGAACCAGAATTGCAGACAGCCCTGTTGTAAGAGTTCATTTTAAGAGGAAATTTTATGTGAAATGTGGATGTCTTGATCTTCATCCATGTTACGTTCAGTAGAGATGTAGGTCTATGCGCATTTATTTATGCActcatttttttcatctttgtactttttttttttaacaaactaTAAAATCTGATGATATTATGATATTTCATCTCCACTTTTTGTAAAGTCATGCTTCCCATCAGACATAGCCAGGCTTATGACTATCTAATCAGTTATGTATGTTATGACTATGTAATTAGTTAAGGACTGCTGTGAATTTCTGTAATGTTGATGACTGTTACTACtcttctgaaaacacaaagtCTGTGGtgtgggcaggggaaggtggtTGTTCATGTCAGGGGAGGAACTTACCCTTTGGAAAAATTCAAATACATAAATGTActtgtattttctgtattttcaaacaGTTCTGAATAACACAGTTCAACAAGGAATCACGTCTTATCTTTAGAGTTTATTGTGTTTATTGTTTGATCTTAAAATCACAAATAGATTTTTACAATTTATTGCCTAGTTACAAAGAATCTACTATATTTTATGATAAGTATCTTGGATCGGTCAAATAATTATTTCTCATCGAATATACACTTCAAATCTGAATCTGACTGTTTTTAATTTCACCCACTCTGATTATTTTTCTACTTGTAAGTGCGGGAGTGATCTCCCTCTTTCCTCTTCACCTTACATTTCTGTTCCCCTTGCACAGAATTGACAGAGTGATCTTTACCTTTTTGTGTTagattgtatttattttgaccaaattcctttccctgcaggcaAAGTTTTGCATAACTGAGTGGGCTGCTCTGTCCAGCTCTGAGGGGTAGAATATACTAATACAGTAGTTTCCAGTGGCTCTTAACACTGCCCATGTGTCTGTGACACTTCATCCCCTGATATCTGTTATAGAATATTTGTATTCCAAAAGCTGAGTGATATAATTGCCTAACAATGAAAGTAGACAGTAAGGTGCTTTCTCACTTCAAATACTTCATTAAATTTAGCCATAAATAAAATAAGGTTTAAATAATcttcttttatgttttcttcaGATTAGAGATGGGCCATCTTTACTGTGTGAAGTCAATACCAAAGCTAGGCTGACGTGTCTTGCAGTGTGGCTCGACCAAGcttcagaaatgaaagaaaactctGATAAAACTGCAACATCATCTCAAGGTAACAgaactttttattttgaattcttAATGTGACTGCGAAATAAAATACACCAAGTGGGAGGCTTCTCCTATATCCACTGGAAAATGTTCTGGTATTTTGAAGTGGGGATATGATGCTGGCAAGTGATAAAGATACACTTACTAATTTGATAGTGTCTCAAGCCCTTATGTTTGTTGGAGAACATAAGCCTCTTTTCACTTTAATAAAAGTTCTCTTTCTGTTTACTGGAATAACATACTGAGGAAGCCTTTGCAAAGCTTTTGAGACAGATAAGAAAACAGTTGATAGAACTGCATGTCTTGTTTTCCTATAAGCAAAATTAGGTGTGAGGCCACTGTAGCGGGACAAACTTAAGAAGTCTAGCCagatttgtttgggttttctgttgTTATTTTCCTGCATTGTAATCTATTTACATACTTGAtctttatgtattttaattgCACAGGCAAAACTAGCATAAATGGCACTTTcgactgtaaaataaaaagctatttattacctttttttttaatgagatacAAATAAGTCTCTGTGCCATTTAGGTTACAAAGACTGGACATAAAGGTCAGTGTGAAtaattccttgctttttttcagaaacagaagatgaaaaatcATCAATAGCCAGGATAAACAAAGATTTTTGGACTACTAAAAGGGTTAAAAtagcaaaaagaaagagaaaaaatatttcagagaaacaaaagctGGAAGCTCCagtgcaaaagaagaaaaagaaacagaatagCTCAGCATGAAGGCAGCTACTTTCTCTCCTGTACAAAAAGTAAATGCTGGTGTTGCCCTATTTTTTACAAGAATCTAAACCCTAACAGGACAGATACCTCTCATCCAATgtgttgtttaaaaataattattgttctTACCTTAATAAACTGACTGATCATTCTGGGAACTTTCCCTAAgtgaacaaagcaaaaataaattcataatatgtaatgtttatatttttctattaaCAATACCTTTCACTTTTTAACTGGCTCTGAAAAAGCCagctaaaataataaaaagggcTGCGTCTCTCAGTTACATTGTTGTTTTACTTAAATGCATATTAAAAACATTTACACTTTTTACTGTTGAAAATGTTACTGTTCATTTGACTCAAGGTGTGGTTTGTGTTTGtcctgcatttcttttcctacTGTAAGAAAGAACATgttaaaattacttaaaatatgATCACATCCCCTTCTTACACTCATGGAAAActaatttctaatttttgaCATGGACTTTATAAGCACAATGTTTGGCTTCTTTACTCTGTTTACACttaaagatatttaatttttttttaaatctttgcatTCATGGTTCACATCACTGAAACATTTTGTTCAGAATATGATACATAATTTTAGGCAGAAGAGTTTATATAAATAAGGTTTtaccttttcttcccccttcccaATGTATTTTTGCAAGTTCTTGATCTGAGCCATGTTGTTAAAAAAGAATTGTATAACACCTGAAATTTTACCACGCTGATAAAATGTCACTTCTTTTGTTGGCACTTACACAAAAAGTAAATTCCTGACCTTCTCAGTCTGTGGCATCAGGAATTCATCCTAAGCCTTATTACAAAAatacagcaagaaaaacaaagttgAACAAGGTCAAAGAGGTGAACTAAgtgtttcctttctttattttaagGTGTAAGGCATGTTAATGTTGTTTTCTGCACTACTGGAGTAGTCATTactatttctgttttcaaagagTAATTGGAATTTTGCTTGGTTCTGATTCACTTCATCCATTCCTCCTTATTTGTGTAGCAAGAGAAAAAGtagagaaaatcagaaaaaagatTGAGCCAAATATGGAGACAGGAATGCTGGCTAGTTTAGAGATATAAAACAGGATGTAACTCCAGTTCAGCTCTTTGCTTTGACACTGAAGCAAAATGAGCATCATCAGTGCTGTTACAGAATTGTTCATGTGGCAGTAGCAGTATTCTCTTGGAAGTGAGTGTCCATATTTACCTTCTGTAACTGTTTTCCTTACTTAGATAAATGAACAGAGCCCCTTGTTTGGATATTCAACATAGCTGATTTATGCAAGTTCGGTTTAATTCAACATTAAAGAGATTAAGTTTGAGGTTAcacagcttttaattttaatggtACCCTAAAACTTTGTGTTCACAAACACATGCAAATAATGCAGGACTTCAAATGGTTTGTTGACTTGACAGAAAGGTGCCATAAAAATGCCAGATTTTAAATTCCTAAGGCTTCTACAGTAAATATAAGAATTAAAAAGTGTAAGATTAAATAAGTGTACAGCGATTTCACTTGTAAAATCTTATGTCTATTTGATAGTGCTTATCTTATGTCCTTGACAAAATGTCTGCCACTGCTAAACTGTTTTTattgtttgaatttttaaacACATGAGCTCATGGACACAGTGATCACAATTGCAGAAgcactaggaaaaaaatccagtctACATGtaattttaagattaaaaagcaaaaattccaCAGAATTTGGATTCTAAAGTATGGACTTAAAAGTAAATATGAACATTTGTAAAAATCTAAATCCCCTGTGTAGTAACAAAGAATTACGCATCTCATGAGACTCAGAACGATTTATGAAGTGGAGACAGAGAAGAACGGTCCTTAAGGGAAAACCCATTTTTATACCTTGAGTGAATACTTTTCTACTAATGAGTAATTTGCAGTTTGTTTGTGTACATCTTCCTTTTCAGCACATTTTCCATTCTAGTTTTCAGGGAACTGCTTTGAGGggaggcagcagtgcagagaggaGATGTCAGCAGTGCAAAGCTGTCCCTGTCAGAAGGGGTGGGTGAGCATGACACTGGGAGAGTAGATGGAGCCATAGCTGCAAGGAGCAACAGCTCAGGGCCCAGGTGAGTtcaacagctccagcagctgtggatTTCTTCCAGTTTTCCTGCTTCCCCTATTGGGGAATCCCTGTGCTGGATCACAAAGCAGAGCCCAGTGAAGCTTGAACATCGGAGCTATTACACAGCTTGAATTAAAGAGGAAATACCATCCACTAGAGCTTAGATAGGTGTTGGTTGTGGCACTTTGCACGGAGGGAGGAGATTCCTACTTAAACCACTGAGACCAACAAAGGAATTAAAGTGCTCCCCACTTTCTGACCATTACGCTAATTCATAAAGATGGCAAAATCTGAATGCAGCTAAggaaagctgcattttgcagaAAGTACAGGCCTCTCATATTTTATGCCTTCTATTATGAAGATTAATCAAACCCCTTCAGTTTAGAGATCTGGCTACAGGAGTACTTCTTCTTTCTTTATGGTGCAACATCCATGGGACAATTTGAGTAATATCATCAATTTATATGAAGAAAATCCATTTCAGCACTCAGAAAAGAGAGTTTAGCTTTGTAGGCAGCAAACATCTCTACATTTTTCCAGGctaaaaaaaaatgccaaacattttctttacaaGATGTTTTCCATCTCCCACTGTTGAATAACTTCTACAGCAGAAGACTGCTTTTTCTGGTGTACTAGTTTGTAATTTGGAGGTCCCAGAAATCCTCTATGTGTTCTGTACAAGAGCTATACTGAAATTACTGATCAAAGCTGGAAGCAGCCTGTAGGCTGCCCAGAGTTGTAGCTCACGCTACACCAAAACCCAAGCCCAAATTCTCAGCTGTACCACGTAACCCCACTTTTGGATGAGGACCGGGACGGATTAGGTGCACACGACTGCAGTTCCGCAGGAGCTTTGACCCTCACTGAACACGAGCACAAAACCTGCTCTGTAAAAGAGTCATTTGTAGGCACCGGGGCTTGCTCGGGCATCCCCGATACCCGCCTCCCGCCGTGCCGGAGGATTCCCGGGAGCTCTGCACGTAGGTGCAAAGACACCAGCGCCTCCTTCTCCGCAACCCCTGGCTGCAGGCCTCACCCGGCCCTGCCTCTTGAGTGAGCTTTTGCTTAGGTTTCGTATTTggagcttttctttccttccccagaaCAGCCGGAAAAGGGAAGCTTTGGGCGGTGCGTGGCTGCCTCGCCTCCCCTTCCGCCGCCTGCTCCGCCCCGGTTGcagcggagcggggccgccgCGCAGGTGGGACccggcagtgtccctgtgcccccggGGCTGCCTTCCCAACAAAGCCGGCTGCATCCCTTGGGCTCGCCTCAGGGCATAGGCTTTAGGCAGGTCTTGCTCGTGGAAAAGCTTGCCGTTGcaaaatgctttgctttttaaatttttcctccCTGAAAAAGGTTAAGAGGTGCTGATCTTCATCCCAAATTTCTCTTCCAGTTTTCAGCATGGCAGTGGACTGGCTCGGCTTTGGCTACGCCGCCCTGGTGGCATCCGGAGGGATCATTGGCTATGCAAAAGCAGGTAGGGTGCCGAAAGGTGCTTctgtctccctccctcctccccacccccgcacccactcctccctctccccaatAACTTGGTGTGAGCTGGGCAGCTTTTTACGAAAGCCTCCTATCTCGAAGATGACCCATATGTAAATTTTATCGGTTTGTGCCATGCGCTGATAACTTGCTGCTGGTGGGGT
This Haemorhous mexicanus isolate bHaeMex1 chromosome 1, bHaeMex1.pri, whole genome shotgun sequence DNA region includes the following protein-coding sequences:
- the PAK1IP1 gene encoding p21-activated protein kinase-interacting protein 1 isoform X2, translated to MELVAGCYEQVLLGFATRPGQSWTVVPDFTHHAHTASLSAVAVNNRYVVTGSRDETIQIYDMKKKIEHGALLQHNGTITSLEFYGTAHLLSGAEDGLICIWNTKRWECLKSIKAHKGHVTSLSIHPSGKLALSVGTDKTLRTWNLVEGRSAFIKNLKQNAHIIKWSPDGEKYVTVIANKVDIYRLDTASITGTITTEKRISSLRFITDSILAIAGDDEMIRFYSCDSQKCLCEFKAHENRIKAIYSFEREGQHVIVTASSDGYIKMWNLDLDKIRDGPSLLCEVNTKARLTCLAVWLDQASEMKENSDKTATSSQEDEKSSIARINKDFWTTKRVKIAKRKRKNISEKQKLEAPVQKKKKKQNSSA
- the PAK1IP1 gene encoding p21-activated protein kinase-interacting protein 1 isoform X1, which produces MELVAGCYEQVLLGFATRPGQSWTVVPDFTHHAHTASLSAVAVNNRYVVTGSRDETIQIYDMKKKIEHGALLQHNGTITSLEFYGTAHLLSGAEDGLICIWNTKRWECLKSIKAHKGHVTSLSIHPSGKLALSVGTDKTLRTWNLVEGRSAFIKNLKQNAHIIKWSPDGEKYVTVIANKVDIYRLDTASITGTITTEKRISSLRFITDSILAIAGDDEMIRFYSCDSQKCLCEFKAHENRIKAIYSFEREGQHVIVTASSDGYIKMWNLDLDKIRDGPSLLCEVNTKARLTCLAVWLDQASEMKENSDKTATSSQETEDEKSSIARINKDFWTTKRVKIAKRKRKNISEKQKLEAPVQKKKKKQNSSA